A genomic region of Micromonospora sp. NBC_01796 contains the following coding sequences:
- a CDS encoding putative bifunctional diguanylate cyclase/phosphodiesterase, which yields MTRTDQDDTGTDRRLVLLVGLVVICAGIAAAISIREILGHGLPTLNDLGTAAKLTFLVVVGATVSVRIRIRSTPHGISWTEVAILTGLALAPVPWVILCAGLGVGIARAIVRLAPLKLAFGVAKDMLLATAAGVVFLLLDWSWSADRPLQERIVPLVAAYLVVVVLDEALTLPVISLASRVSLRRLFSGHWDLRLASVVARLLVILAIMLILQADTSLLLIIPPLVLSLHLAYSSRLRSRDERHAWQRLARATDALNDVDLGQVLRTAVDGAAELFGADRVEVVRDDGGRTVRGDGGTITSDGNGGEPLPTGGTTITTPLQGHDGIEIGLLRLWFPGPVQLSEREWYTLRTFASALCTAIRNASAYAELTRVADEHAHAASHDVLTGLANRRHLLERGTEQLSLRHADGVAAVLLIDLNHFKEVNDTLGHPSGDRVLIEVADRLRAVAGPEDLVARLGGDEFAILITGLPAPAVATHRAEKLLAVLHEPIELDGMRISVEASGGIAVAPNNGGMSELLRRADVAMYQAKRSGQRLAGYVPSRDTADLGRLTLSGELSRAVAEREFTVEFQPIVDLGTGVVVAAEALARWQHPTHGTIDPLRFLDAVERSGLLPAFAAAVLDQSIVAAGDWHAAGFDLPVAVNVSPRSLLDASFPEVVLARLHAHDLPPERLVLELTENLTLSQLEVVDRVLGQLRDAGVRLALDDFGTGYSSLSVLSRIPVHELKIDRTFVMAMETSAEAVAVIRSTVDLGRSLDLEVIAEGVESEPQRLALWELGCTAGQGHLFARPMPAPRMLAALRRGAEGRPGALAPPLHDEGAVIRLSPGRRTGTRQTDRLPHLPA from the coding sequence ATGACTCGGACTGATCAGGACGACACTGGGACCGATCGGCGGCTGGTGCTGCTTGTCGGTCTCGTCGTCATTTGTGCGGGTATAGCCGCAGCGATCAGCATCCGCGAGATACTCGGTCACGGCCTTCCGACACTCAACGACCTCGGCACCGCCGCCAAACTGACCTTCCTGGTTGTCGTCGGCGCAACGGTCAGCGTCCGGATTCGGATCCGGTCGACCCCGCACGGCATCTCCTGGACCGAGGTCGCGATCCTCACCGGTCTCGCGCTCGCACCCGTCCCCTGGGTCATCCTCTGCGCCGGACTCGGCGTGGGCATCGCGCGGGCGATCGTCCGACTGGCCCCGTTGAAGCTCGCCTTCGGCGTGGCGAAGGACATGCTCCTCGCGACCGCTGCCGGGGTGGTCTTCCTGCTCCTCGACTGGTCCTGGTCAGCCGACCGCCCGCTGCAAGAGCGGATCGTGCCGCTGGTCGCCGCCTACCTCGTGGTCGTGGTGCTCGACGAGGCGTTGACGCTGCCCGTCATCTCGCTCGCCAGCCGGGTCAGCCTCCGCAGGCTCTTCTCCGGCCACTGGGACCTCAGGTTGGCCAGCGTCGTCGCCCGCCTGCTGGTGATCCTGGCCATCATGCTGATCCTGCAGGCCGACACGAGCCTGCTGCTGATCATCCCGCCACTCGTACTCAGCCTGCACCTGGCGTACTCGTCCCGCCTGCGCAGCCGGGACGAACGGCACGCCTGGCAGCGGTTGGCCCGGGCCACCGACGCGCTCAACGACGTCGACCTCGGACAGGTGCTCCGGACCGCCGTCGACGGTGCGGCAGAACTGTTCGGCGCCGACCGGGTGGAGGTCGTACGCGACGACGGCGGGCGGACCGTACGGGGCGACGGCGGCACGATCACCTCCGACGGCAACGGCGGCGAACCGCTGCCCACCGGCGGCACCACCATCACCACTCCGCTGCAGGGCCACGACGGCATCGAGATCGGACTGCTCCGCCTCTGGTTCCCCGGCCCGGTCCAACTCTCCGAACGCGAGTGGTACACGCTGCGCACGTTCGCCTCCGCGCTCTGCACCGCGATCCGCAACGCCTCCGCGTACGCGGAGCTGACCCGGGTCGCCGACGAACACGCACACGCGGCGTCACACGACGTACTCACCGGCCTGGCGAACCGGCGCCACCTGCTGGAACGGGGCACCGAACAACTGAGCCTGCGGCACGCCGACGGGGTCGCCGCGGTGCTGCTGATCGACCTGAACCACTTCAAGGAGGTCAACGACACCCTCGGCCACCCGTCCGGCGACCGGGTGCTGATCGAGGTCGCCGACCGGCTGCGGGCCGTCGCCGGCCCCGAGGACCTGGTCGCCCGGCTCGGCGGCGACGAGTTCGCCATCCTGATCACCGGCCTCCCCGCCCCGGCGGTCGCCACCCACCGGGCCGAGAAACTGCTGGCCGTACTCCACGAACCGATCGAGCTGGACGGGATGCGGATCAGCGTGGAGGCCAGCGGCGGGATCGCCGTCGCACCCAACAACGGCGGCATGTCCGAGTTGCTCCGCCGCGCCGACGTGGCGATGTACCAGGCAAAACGGAGCGGCCAGCGGCTCGCCGGTTACGTGCCGAGCCGCGACACCGCCGACCTCGGACGGCTCACCCTCAGCGGTGAACTGTCCCGCGCGGTCGCGGAGCGGGAGTTCACCGTCGAATTCCAACCGATCGTCGACCTCGGCACCGGTGTGGTCGTGGCCGCGGAGGCGCTGGCCCGCTGGCAACACCCGACCCACGGGACCATCGACCCGTTGCGCTTCCTGGACGCGGTGGAGCGCTCCGGCCTGCTGCCGGCGTTCGCCGCCGCCGTACTCGACCAGTCGATCGTCGCCGCCGGGGACTGGCACGCGGCCGGATTCGACCTGCCGGTGGCGGTGAACGTGTCGCCACGCAGCCTGCTCGACGCCAGCTTCCCGGAGGTCGTACTGGCCCGGTTGCACGCCCACGACCTGCCACCCGAGCGCCTGGTCCTCGAACTCACCGAAAATCTCACCCTCAGCCAACTCGAGGTGGTCGACCGGGTCCTCGGGCAACTACGGGACGCCGGTGTCCGGCTCGCCCTCGACGACTTCGGCACCGGCTACTCCTCGCTGTCGGTGCTGTCCCGGATCCCGGTGCACGAGTTGAAGATCGACCGGACCTTCGTGATGGCGATGGAAACCTCGGCCGAGGCGGTCGCGGTGATCCGATCCACCGTCGACCTCGGCCGCAGCCTCGACCTCGAGGTCATCGCCGAGGGGGTGGAAAGCGAACCGCAGCGGCTGGCGCTCTGGGAGCTGGGCTGCACCGCCGGACAGGGCCACCTCTTCGCCCGCCCGATGCCGGCCCCCCGGATGCTCGCCGCGCTGCGCCGGGGAGCCGAGGGCCGCCCCGGCGCGCTCGCCCCGCCACTGCACGACGAGGGCGCGGTGATCCGGCTGTCACCCGGACGGCGCACCGGCACCCGACAGACCGACCGTCTGCCACACTTGCCCGCGTGA
- a CDS encoding glycosyltransferase family 87 protein: protein MSPDPPGRVHRFWRRLDGAADGLAADLGLYAASAVFAAVTAATSTLLPHRAWGTVATAGYLLATLAVIAQLIARRRGATRLTGTAARAALTAVTWVTTALVPMVWQCVERAGGRTDRAQEEVVVIEHAGIRLLDHGTPYLGPEAIRALPAGEQLLGYTPYQPGMALFGLPRAIAGDGWWTDARIWFALVTAIALVVAVTTLRRTGIGPSRAAADPARPDGPTARDSALVRAVQLATVLPICALTLATGGDDLPVLALCLLALAFGANRRFGAAGVAIGLAGALKLFAWPVALVLIGYAATRGWRTAARLAAGAIGLPVAALIPVQLVDSSALVENVLRFPLGHGVVSSPAQSPFPGYLIASALPAGRVIAAALLVGAGLLIAVRLVRRPPRTAGSAALICGYGLLAAIALMPSTRFGYLLYPIAFLAWAPALWLARPESLSAATTGRVAATRRTPEA, encoded by the coding sequence ATCTCCCCGGACCCGCCCGGCCGCGTCCACCGGTTCTGGCGCCGGCTCGACGGTGCCGCCGACGGCCTCGCCGCCGACCTGGGGCTCTACGCCGCCTCGGCCGTCTTCGCCGCCGTCACCGCCGCCACCTCGACCCTGCTCCCGCACCGGGCCTGGGGAACCGTGGCCACCGCCGGCTACCTGCTGGCGACCCTTGCCGTCATCGCCCAGCTCATCGCCCGCCGCCGGGGTGCGACCCGGCTGACCGGGACCGCCGCCCGCGCCGCGCTCACCGCGGTGACCTGGGTGACCACCGCGCTGGTACCGATGGTGTGGCAGTGCGTCGAGCGGGCCGGTGGACGTACCGACCGGGCGCAGGAGGAGGTGGTCGTGATCGAGCACGCCGGCATCCGCCTGCTCGACCACGGCACGCCGTACCTCGGACCGGAGGCGATCAGGGCGCTGCCGGCCGGCGAGCAGCTGCTCGGCTACACCCCGTACCAGCCGGGGATGGCCCTGTTCGGGCTGCCGAGGGCGATCGCCGGAGACGGTTGGTGGACCGACGCCCGGATCTGGTTCGCCCTGGTCACCGCCATCGCCCTGGTCGTCGCGGTGACGACGCTGCGGCGTACCGGAATCGGTCCGAGCCGGGCCGCCGCCGACCCGGCACGGCCCGACGGACCCACCGCCCGCGACTCGGCCCTGGTACGCGCCGTGCAGCTCGCCACCGTCCTGCCGATCTGCGCGCTGACCCTGGCCACCGGCGGAGACGACCTGCCCGTCCTCGCACTCTGTCTGCTCGCCCTCGCCTTCGGCGCCAACCGGCGGTTCGGTGCCGCCGGGGTGGCGATCGGGCTCGCCGGTGCGCTGAAGCTCTTCGCCTGGCCGGTCGCCCTGGTGCTGATCGGATACGCCGCCACCAGGGGCTGGCGGACCGCCGCGCGGCTGGCCGCCGGGGCGATCGGCCTGCCCGTCGCCGCCCTGATCCCGGTCCAACTGGTCGACTCGTCCGCCCTGGTGGAGAACGTGCTCCGGTTCCCCCTCGGCCACGGGGTGGTGAGCAGTCCGGCCCAGTCACCGTTCCCCGGTTACCTGATCGCCTCCGCGTTGCCCGCCGGCCGGGTGATCGCCGCCGCCCTGCTCGTCGGGGCCGGGCTGCTGATCGCCGTACGACTCGTCCGCCGTCCCCCGCGTACGGCCGGCTCGGCCGCCCTGATCTGCGGGTACGGGCTGCTCGCCGCGATCGCCCTGATGCCCTCGACCCGGTTCGGCTACCTGCTCTACCCGATCGCGTTCCTGGCCTGGGCACCCGCCCTGTGGCTCGCCCGGCCCGAATCGCTTTCTGCGGCGACCACCGGGCGGGTCGCCGCGACGAGGCGTACACCTGAGGCATGA
- a CDS encoding phosphoribosyltransferase: MTIYRDRADAGRALADRLAGLAGRPDLIVLGLVRGGVPVAAAVAERLAAPLDVLVVRKLGLPQAPEVAFGAVGPGGVRVLNPEIADRLDPDRTAEVVGRETVELERRERLYRAGRPPLSLDGRTAVIVDDGLATGATARASVAVARRLGAQRVVVAVPVGSVQAYAALAEEADEVVCLQRPEDFGAVSRFYEDFHEVPDDEVTATLSG, encoded by the coding sequence ATGACCATCTACCGGGACCGGGCCGACGCGGGCCGGGCCCTCGCGGACCGGTTGGCCGGGCTCGCCGGCCGGCCCGATCTCATCGTCCTCGGCCTGGTCCGGGGCGGGGTCCCGGTCGCCGCCGCGGTGGCCGAGCGGCTGGCCGCACCACTGGATGTGCTGGTCGTCCGCAAGCTCGGCCTGCCCCAGGCCCCCGAGGTGGCCTTCGGGGCAGTGGGGCCGGGCGGTGTCCGGGTGCTCAATCCGGAGATTGCCGACCGGCTCGACCCGGACCGGACAGCGGAGGTGGTGGGTCGGGAGACGGTGGAGCTGGAGCGCCGGGAGCGGCTCTACCGGGCAGGTCGGCCGCCGCTGTCGCTCGACGGGCGTACCGCCGTGATCGTGGACGACGGGCTCGCCACCGGCGCCACCGCACGGGCCTCGGTCGCGGTCGCCCGCCGGCTCGGCGCGCAACGGGTCGTGGTGGCGGTCCCGGTCGGTTCCGTGCAGGCGTACGCGGCCCTCGCCGAAGAGGCCGACGAGGTGGTCTGCCTGCAGCGGCCGGAGGACTTCGGCGCGGTCAGCCGCTTCTACGAGGACTTCCACGAGGTGCCCGACGACGAAGTCACGGCCACGCTCAGTGGGTGA
- a CDS encoding TFIIB-type zinc ribbon-containing protein produces MMHLTCPKCQGDMRQYERSGVTVDQCSECRGIFLDRGELEKLFEAESNWQQQQGGAPRQPSAAPAGGYAPPPPPPGAGYPPPPPGPGQHQPGYPAPGHAPPPPVTHGYPPAPAYGQHQGQHQGYHGHYRQKKRKSFLNELFD; encoded by the coding sequence GTGATGCATCTGACATGTCCGAAGTGCCAGGGCGACATGCGCCAGTACGAGCGCAGCGGCGTCACCGTAGACCAGTGCAGCGAATGCCGTGGAATTTTCCTTGACCGCGGCGAGCTGGAGAAGCTTTTCGAGGCCGAGTCGAACTGGCAGCAGCAGCAGGGTGGCGCGCCGCGCCAGCCTTCCGCCGCGCCGGCCGGCGGTTACGCACCGCCGCCGCCTCCGCCGGGCGCCGGTTACCCGCCGCCCCCGCCCGGACCGGGACAGCACCAGCCCGGTTACCCCGCCCCCGGCCACGCCCCGCCGCCGCCGGTCACCCACGGCTACCCGCCGGCTCCGGCGTACGGACAGCACCAGGGGCAGCACCAGGGTTACCACGGGCACTACCGGCAGAAGAAGCGCAAGAGCTTCCTGAACGAGCTCTTCGACTGA
- the dnaB gene encoding replicative DNA helicase, with protein MSVSDDIRAEARSTGPPAGGPPPQRDGQFDKTPPQDIAAEQCVLGGMLLSKDAIADVVEILKTNDFYRPVHGTIFDIILDLYGRGEPADSITVAAALADSGDLGRIGGAPYLHTLIASVPTAANAGYYARIVGERAVLRRLVEAGTRIVQLGYGSAAGGGRDVDDVVDLAQQAVYDVTERRVNEDFAVLADMLQPTLDEIEAVGASGGMMTGVPTGFSDLDRLLNGLHPGQLIIVAGRPGLGKALALDTPLPTPDGWTTMGAVREGDQLLGADGRPTVVTAAFEVMHDRPCYEVEFSDGSVVVADAEHLWKTTTRASRRGGSIRPQIGWSGDALTGLRRVHQEHATAPDSDLSVQEALALVGPEFKSTLQRVVRGLPVQSVRSTVGTGRRGRPAQTYSARVLYSSLLDRAEGWVETLDQAAQQSVVTTEQIAATLRTDTADQRLNHAVENCAPLVLPEQELLVPPYVLGVWLGDGHSAGGRFTSADPEIATYIEESGLLVRQTGPMLYAISPPPLPAIPSRACLVCGTTFLPKSIAVFTCGRSCGGQSKGMPRPELGCATCGKRSISIEKRSGSRRCEDCHRTFGSFGGMLQSIGVLNNKHIPQSYLRASEAQRRALLAGLLDTDGTVAPAGNIQYVSTSRRLAYDVRELVVSLGYRCTVNEKKVRGRAPESSTAYTLNFSTNDAMFRLRRKQETHRTRRRTDSEVRSGSRFIVAVRPVPSVPVRCVTVDNEDHLYLAGETMIPTHNSTASMDFARNAAIRANQAAAIFSLEMSKVEIVMRLLSAEARVPLHVLRSGQLSDDDWTKLARCMGEISEAPLFVDDTPNMNLMEIRAKARRLKQRHDLKMIVVDYLQLMSSPKKTESRQQEVAELSRGLKLLAKEVECPVIAVSQLNRGPEQRTDKRPQLSDLRESGSIEQDADVVILLHRDDYYDKESPRAGEADFIVAKHRNGPTDTVTVAAQLHLSRFVDMAIV; from the coding sequence GTGTCGGTCAGCGATGACATACGCGCGGAGGCCAGGTCGACGGGGCCACCCGCCGGAGGGCCACCGCCCCAGCGTGACGGTCAGTTCGACAAGACCCCGCCGCAGGACATCGCGGCTGAGCAGTGCGTGCTCGGTGGGATGCTGCTGTCCAAGGACGCCATCGCCGACGTGGTCGAGATCCTCAAGACCAACGACTTCTACCGGCCCGTACACGGCACGATCTTCGACATCATCCTCGACCTGTACGGGCGGGGAGAGCCGGCCGACTCGATCACCGTGGCGGCGGCCCTGGCCGACTCCGGTGACCTGGGCCGGATCGGTGGTGCGCCGTACCTGCACACGCTGATCGCCAGCGTGCCGACCGCCGCGAACGCCGGTTACTACGCCCGGATCGTCGGCGAGCGCGCCGTGCTGCGCCGGCTGGTCGAGGCGGGGACCCGGATCGTCCAGCTCGGGTACGGCTCCGCGGCCGGTGGCGGGCGCGACGTCGACGACGTGGTCGACCTGGCCCAGCAGGCGGTGTACGACGTCACCGAGCGGCGGGTGAACGAGGACTTCGCGGTCCTCGCCGACATGCTGCAACCCACGCTCGACGAGATCGAGGCGGTCGGTGCCTCTGGCGGGATGATGACCGGTGTACCCACCGGCTTCAGTGACCTGGACCGCCTGCTCAACGGCCTGCACCCCGGCCAGTTGATCATCGTTGCCGGTCGACCCGGTCTGGGAAAGGCGCTGGCGCTCGACACGCCGCTGCCGACCCCGGATGGGTGGACGACCATGGGGGCGGTGCGCGAGGGTGATCAGCTGTTGGGTGCCGACGGCCGGCCAACCGTTGTCACGGCCGCTTTCGAGGTGATGCACGACCGGCCGTGCTACGAGGTCGAGTTCTCCGACGGGTCGGTCGTCGTCGCGGACGCTGAGCACCTGTGGAAAACAACAACCAGGGCAAGCCGCCGCGGCGGCAGTATCCGCCCGCAGATCGGCTGGTCCGGCGATGCCCTGACCGGGTTGCGGCGCGTCCACCAGGAGCACGCGACAGCACCGGATTCGGACCTTTCCGTCCAGGAAGCGCTTGCTCTGGTCGGCCCGGAGTTCAAGAGCACCCTTCAACGCGTGGTGCGTGGCCTGCCGGTCCAGTCGGTCCGATCAACTGTGGGGACGGGGCGACGAGGCCGTCCCGCTCAAACGTACTCCGCACGGGTGTTGTATTCGAGCTTGCTGGATCGCGCCGAGGGCTGGGTCGAGACGCTTGACCAGGCGGCACAGCAGAGCGTGGTTACAACCGAGCAGATCGCTGCCACCCTGCGAACCGACACTGCTGATCAACGTCTCAACCATGCGGTTGAAAACTGCGCCCCGCTGGTACTTCCGGAACAAGAACTTCTGGTGCCTCCGTATGTGTTGGGGGTGTGGCTCGGGGACGGTCACAGTGCTGGTGGTCGCTTCACCAGTGCCGATCCCGAAATAGCGACCTACATCGAGGAGTCCGGCCTTCTCGTCCGCCAAACCGGCCCGATGCTCTACGCGATCAGCCCGCCGCCACTGCCGGCCATCCCCTCCAGAGCGTGTCTGGTCTGCGGCACGACCTTCCTACCGAAGTCGATCGCTGTGTTCACCTGCGGCAGGTCGTGCGGCGGGCAGTCAAAGGGGATGCCGCGCCCGGAACTCGGCTGCGCTACCTGCGGGAAGCGATCCATATCGATCGAGAAGCGCAGTGGTAGCCGGCGGTGCGAGGACTGTCACCGTACGTTCGGGTCTTTCGGGGGGATGCTGCAGTCGATCGGCGTGCTCAACAACAAGCACATTCCCCAGAGTTACCTCCGGGCATCCGAAGCCCAGCGTCGAGCACTTCTGGCGGGGCTGCTCGATACTGACGGCACGGTCGCTCCTGCCGGAAACATCCAGTACGTCTCGACATCTCGGCGGCTGGCATACGACGTTCGAGAACTGGTCGTCAGCCTCGGGTACCGGTGCACGGTAAACGAGAAGAAGGTACGGGGACGCGCGCCCGAGTCGTCGACGGCGTACACGTTGAACTTCTCGACCAACGACGCCATGTTCCGTCTGCGACGGAAGCAGGAAACGCACCGAACTCGACGCAGAACCGATTCGGAGGTCCGCAGCGGCTCCCGGTTCATCGTTGCCGTGCGTCCGGTTCCCAGCGTGCCGGTCCGCTGCGTCACCGTCGACAACGAGGACCACCTGTACCTTGCTGGCGAGACGATGATCCCCACGCACAACAGCACCGCATCTATGGACTTTGCCCGAAATGCGGCCATTCGAGCGAACCAGGCGGCGGCGATCTTCTCGCTCGAAATGAGCAAGGTCGAGATCGTCATGCGGTTGCTCTCGGCCGAGGCGCGCGTACCGCTGCACGTGCTGCGCAGTGGGCAGCTCTCCGACGACGACTGGACCAAGCTGGCCCGGTGCATGGGTGAGATCAGCGAGGCCCCGCTGTTCGTGGACGACACCCCGAACATGAACCTGATGGAGATTCGGGCCAAGGCGCGCCGGCTCAAGCAGCGGCACGACCTGAAGATGATCGTGGTCGACTATCTCCAGCTGATGAGTTCGCCGAAGAAGACGGAGAGCCGCCAGCAGGAGGTCGCGGAGCTGTCCCGGGGGCTGAAGCTGCTGGCCAAGGAGGTCGAGTGCCCGGTCATCGCGGTCAGCCAGCTGAACCGTGGACCGGAGCAACGTACGGACAAACGACCTCAACTGTCTGATCTGCGTGAATCTGGGTCAATTGAGCAGGATGCGGACGTTGTCATCCTGCTGCACCGCGACGACTACTACGACAAGGAGTCGCCGCGCGCAGGTGAGGCGGACTTCATAGTCGCGAAACACCGTAACGGGCCGACCGACACGGTGACGGTCGCGGCGCAGCTACACCTGTCCCGCTTCGTCGACATGGCGATCGTCTGA